From Oncorhynchus nerka isolate Pitt River linkage group LG1, Oner_Uvic_2.0, whole genome shotgun sequence, the proteins below share one genomic window:
- the LOC115129480 gene encoding interleukin-1 receptor type 1-like: protein MDWSQRLQLLLFSLLCLTGNSKAVGELCEDKGRETEWVFSVSGDAAMLTSTLLDLNVSDNRSIPYNISWYYLRTGTELTRETGKTLVRGKTLWIFNITMEDAGDYECVVRLPSECYKKVALLIVNHTNPEKCDRPEKAQQVLTNTATSFLNCPLSEHIREVDNYSIQWYKGCEPIVEDDPLWNRFSYVSHSAVELLRVEVVTLEDHAFYTCTMTFNLEGFSGRISETINSMVDVEYCLEPKVVEPANEIIKADLGSSFSKMCRVFVPSVGNKHCANLNWIARDNSISKIVSERVFQESQRGNFSEEKEGVWLERNLNFLTVEEEDFSIHYTCKVSSDRGSPSASFTLQPTDPNNLFPIGVLLTSLVLVFTVSVVIYHRFKIDIVLSLRRVFPLLYPNTDSDGKLYDAYVAYPRLFGDGGRACGEAEMFALHTLPQVLEGRCGYRLFILGRDSLPGEAVLDAVEESMLASRCLLLVYSGSTFCSDSSGVLEAWQSFERQTAMHHALLEGSLKVVLVELEEVTPTQLALFPESVRHLRERQGAVCWWKSSRTRRTKGLRCGRWRKEVAEKRGEQASPPLSSPSLFLSSRFWKELRYYMPVRGMRTMCPEKNSLLNL, encoded by the exons ATGGATTGGAGTCAGAGGTTGCAGCTCTTGCTCTTCTCACTCCTCTGTCTCACTGGCAACTCCAAGGCAGTAGGAG AGCTCTGTGAGGACAAAGGACGAGAGACTGAGTGGGTCTTTTCAGTTTCCGGTGATGCTGCCATGTTGACATCCACCTTGTTGGACCTCAACGTGTCTGACAACCGCAGTATCCCCTATAACATCTCATGGTATTACCTAAGGACTGGGACAGAGCTGACCAGGGAGACAGGAAAGACTCTGGTGCGGGGGAAGACACTTTGGATTTTTAACATCACGATGGAAGATGCTGGAGACTATGAGTGTGTTGTGAG ACTACCATCTGAGTGCTACAAGAAGGTTGCCTTACTGATTGTGAACCACACCAACCCAGAAAAATGCGATCGACCAGAAAAGGCCCAACAGGTCCTGACCAACACAGCCACCTCTTTCCTGAACTGCCCATTGAGTGAGCATATCAGGGAAGTAGACAACTACTCCATCCAGTGGTACAAG GGCTGTGAACCCATTGTGGAAGATGATCCCTTGTGGAACAGGTTTAGTTATGTCAGTCACAGTGCTGTGGAGTTACTCCGAGTAGAAGTGGTCACCCTTGAGGATCATGCGTTCTACACCTGCACCATGACCTTTAACTTGGAAGGGTTCAGCGGCAGGATCTCAGAGACCATCAACAGTATGGTGGACG TGGAGTATTGCCTGGAGCCCAAAGTGGTTGAACCTGCCAATGAGATCATCAAAGCAGATTTGG GTTCTTCCTTCAGTAAGATGTGTCGGGTGTTTGTCCCGAGTGTGGGGAATAAACATTGTGCAAATTTGAATTGGATAGCGCGAGATAACTCAATTTCCAAAATTGTCTCAGAGCGCGTCTTTCAGGAATCACAAAG GGGGAACTTTTCTGAAGAGAAGGAGGGTGTATGGTTGGAGCGTAATTTGAATTTCTTGACGGTGGAAGAGGAAGACTTTTCCATCCATTACACCTGTAAGGTTTCCAGCGACAGAGGCAGTCCTTCTGCCTCCTTCACACTACAGCCTACAG ATCCAAACAACCTGTTCCCTATTGGGGTACTACTGACTAGTCTGGTATTGGTGTTTACTGTTAGTGTTGTGATTTACCATCGCTTCAAGATTGACATTGTGCTGTCGCTAAGGAGGGTGTTCCCGCTTCTCTACCCAAACACAG ACTCTGATGGGAAGCTGTATGATGCGTACGTGGCGTACCCCCGTCTGTTTGGGGATGGGGGCAGGGCCTGTGGAGAGGCAGAGATGTTTGCCCTCCACACGTTGCCCCAGGTTCTGGAGGGGAGGTGTGGCTACAGGCTCTTCATACTGGGCCGGGACAGCCTACCAGGGGAAG ccGTATTAGATGCTGTGGAGGAGAGCATGCTGGCCAGCCGGTGTCTCCTCCTGGTCTACTCTGGCTCTACATTCTGCAGTGACAGCAGCGGTGTCCTGGAGGCCTGGCAGAGCTTCGAGAGGCAGACGGCCATGCACCATGCCCTGCTGGAGGGCTCCCTTAAGGTGGTCCTGGTGGAGCTGGAGGAGGTCACTCCTACACAGCTGGCCCTCTTCCCTGAGTCGGTGCGCCACCTCCGGGAGCGCCAGGGCGCCGTCTGCTGGTGGAAGAGTAGCAGGACAAGGAGGACCAAAGGGTTGAGGTGTGGGAGGTGGAGAAAAGAGGTGGcggagaagagaggggagcaggcttcgccccctctctcctcaccctctcttttCTTGTCCTCACGCTTCTGGAAGGAGTTGAGGTATTATATGCCAGTGAGGGGCATGAGGACGATGTGCCCAGAGAAGAACAGCCTGTTGAACTTGTGA